A genome region from Bradyrhizobium commune includes the following:
- a CDS encoding S4 domain-containing protein produces the protein MVKARTSAAELVESGHVRVNGAREKSPGHAIKLGDVLTIALDRTVRVLKVMAFNDKRGDASSARVLYEELSDAKRN, from the coding sequence GTGGTGAAGGCGCGCACCTCCGCGGCTGAGCTCGTCGAGTCCGGCCACGTCCGCGTCAACGGTGCCCGCGAAAAATCGCCGGGCCATGCGATCAAGCTCGGCGACGTGCTCACCATCGCGCTCGATCGCACCGTGCGCGTGCTGAAGGTGATGGCGTTCAACGACAAGCGCGGCGACGCTTCCTCCGCGCGCGTGCTCTACGAGGAGCTCAGTGATGCAAAGCGCAATTAA